CGCTCAGCTTCTGCCGTTTCGGGCTGATCTGGGTGGCCTTGGGCGGTGAAGCAGAAGCATGATGCCTGTCGATTTTGACTCAAGAGGGCTAGGTTTGATGCAAATGCATCAGATCTATGCCCCTTGTTGATCGCTCGCCACCAGTCGCCGCCTCAGCGGATCCGCTCACCGACGCCCAGCTTCTGCTCCAGGCGGTGGTGCGGGCTGCGGAAGAACTGGATCTGAGCCGCTTCGCCCTGGCGCGGGTGCTGGGACGTGACCGTTCGCTCTTTGGCCGTGGCAAAGGGATTGACCCGCTCTCCAAGACCGGCGAGCTGGCGCTGTTAGTGGTGCGTCTTTATCGCAGCCTGGCGGTGCTGGTGGGCAACGACCCTGCTCAGATGCGCCACTGGTTTCATACCGCCAACCGCCACACCGGCGGCGTCCCGGCCGAGCAGGTGCAGCGCACCGAGGCGCTGGTGGAGATCGTGCAGTACCTCGATGCCATGCGCGCCAGGATCTGAGCGCGATGGATCTGCTCGCCATCGCCCAGGCCGCCGCGGTTGTGCCCTTGAAGGGAACGGTGCTGCGGCTGGTGCAGCCGCAGGGCATCGACACGCTTGGCCCCCTGGTGGATGACCTCGAGCAGCTGGCGCGTCTGGAGGCCCTGGTGGAAACCAGCAAGCCCCCGTTGCCCTCCTTCTCACAGCGCACTCCCAGTCATCCACTGCTCACCACCCCGTTCCGCTATCCCCCCCTGCCCCATGGTTCGCGCTTTGGAGGGCGGGAGCACAGGGGGATGTTTTATGGCTCCCGCAGCCGCTCTGGATCGCTGGTGGAAGGGGCTTACTACGCCCTGCTGTTCTGGGAGGGCCAAGTGGAATCCCCCGCTGAACCGATTCGCCGCCGCCAAGCCCTGTTCTCGGTGGAGATCGACACCAGCCGCGGACTGCAGCTGCAGAAGCTTGCCGTCGCCGGCGCCCAGGCCGCACTGCGCGACCCGCGTCACTACGGAGCCAGCCAACGGCTGGGGGACTGGATGCGTGAGGCCGCCATCGAGGCGTTTGAGTACCTCAGCGCCCGCTCCAGAGAGCCGTTGGTCCAGGTGGGGGTGTTCACCCCGGCGGCCCTCGGCTCCCCGCCCTTTGATCAGGTGGAGATCACCTGCGAGATCTGCGCTGATCACGCCTCCTTCTTGAGCCATGACGATGGGCGGATCCATCGCTATGCCAGGGAGTTGTTTCTGGTCGATGGGGAGCTGCCGCAGGCGGCCAACTGAACCCGGCGCTCAAGCCGGTCCTGTTTAGGCCAGGAGGCCGTATGAAGGTAATCGGCCATACCCCAATGTCACCGTCAATGGCCGCGACGTGAAACCCCTGGCCCAAAAGGGTTGGGGCTCAGGGGATCCGCAGTGTCCACGGCGGGGCAAGGGCGGCGCGAGTCGCTGACGCGACCCTTGCCCTCGCCGTGGTGGCCCTGCGTGTCCATCGACCACTCGGCATGTCCATCCATCTTCTGCTGATCTCCCGCGAGGAGCGTCCGAGCCACGCCTTCTCGCGCATCCGCCTGGTCATCGCGCCCACGCCAGATCTCGATCACACCCTGCTGAGTTGCGTGGTCGGGTGTCCGCCAGAGGAGCTGGAATTCACGCGAGTGGGCCCTGTTGAAGTGGCCCATGGCGGCCAGTGGGCCAAGAAACGCCAGCTCGATTCCCTGCACTGGCCGTTCCTCGATCAGCCCGCATCGATGGCACCCTCGCCGTCGCCCTGCAGCGGGGCTCATCCGGGGCCGGAAAGGCGCTACTCGATCTGCTGATCGAGGCCGGAGTCAAAACCACCGGGGAAGTTCCGCGCTGGCTGCTGCGCAATCGGGAGATCGTGCTGCGCATCCTGGCCTCCTGATCCAGCTCCCGCCAGGCTGCGGCCGGGCTTCTCTTGCTGACTCCTGCGGGACAAGCCACCCAGAGACAGACTCGCTGGAGATCCAGCCGGTTCGATGCGCTCTGTCACCAAGTTGTTCATGAGCCACCGCAGCCAGGCCGTCCGCCTCCCGGCCCATCTGCGGTTTCCCGACTCCGTCCAGGAGGTGGAGGTCCGTGCCTGCGGCCAGGAGCGGATCATTGCGCCGCTCGGCCGCAGCTGGGACAGCTTCTTCCTGGGTGGTCCGACAGTGACAGGCGACTTTCTGGCGGAGCGGGCTGCTCAGCATCAAGGCGAACGGGAGTTGTTCTGATTCGTCGATGGCCTCAAGTGGCGGCCACCTCAGGGGAGTTCCAGCCAGCCCCGTAGGGCCAGATCCAGGTCAATCAGCAGCTGGGGCTCCAGTTGCCCCACCACCTTGCCGAGGGAGCTGATCGGCACGCTGAACAGCTTGTCGACCATCAGCTGGGATGGCTTTTGCAGGCCGTTGCGTGCTGTTGGCTGCACGGGAAGCCGGACGAGGGGCGCCTCCACCAGGGTGCTGGTGAGCGGGCAGAGGGTGACGCTGGGATGGGCCTGCAGCCAGCGGTCGGCCTGGACCACCACCGCTGGTCTGGGTTCGCCGGAGTACACCCCCGGACTGGCCACGGTCACAACGGTGCCGCGGCGGAGCTCAGGCAGGCTCACGCGGTCCAGTCGCTCCAGTCGGGCATCTGTTCGCTCCAGTGCTGTTGAGGTTCCCGTTCGGCCAGCCGCTCGGACTGCCGGCGGGCTTCCTCGCCATCGCCATGGCGCATCAGGTATTGGGCAATGGCGTCTCGCACGCAGGCGCTGCGGCTCTTGCCGAGCTGCCGGGCCAGCTGATCGAGCTGCCGCTCGAGTTCCGGCTCCACCCGCACCCCGATCGCCATGATCCCCTGCTGTTGAACGATTTGTTCTACAGCGTAGGGGGGATGGCGGCTCCCGGGCCAGCAGGTTTCGATCGATCCGCAGCTGCTGGCGCTGCTGACCAGACAGGGCGTCTCCCGTCGTCGGCCCGGAGGCGTTGCTCGCCGTGGCAAAGATTGACAGTCTTTGCCAGGATCCTTAGGCTCGAAATCTTGAGAGTGGTCCCTGGACGTCGTCATGACCATGAATGTCAGCCTCTCGCCTCAGCTCGAAGCCATGGTGAAGTCCAAGGTCGCCTCTGGCCTCTACACCTCCGCCAGCGAGGTCGTCCGCGAAGCCCTCAGGCTCATGGAGCAACAGGACCAGCTGCATTCTCTCAAGCTCCAGCAACTGCGACACGACATCCAGGAAGGCTTCAGTAGCGGGAAGCCGACCTCCTGGAATGCGGAGGAGATCAAGCAGGACGGACGCAGGCGCAAGGCGTCCCGCAGCACCGTCGCCCAGGGCGCGTGATCCGTCCAGGTGATTGTTCTCCAACCCCGCGCCAGGGCTGATCTAGCTGAAATCTGGGAGTTCATCGCCGAGGACAGCGACGCCCATGCCGATGCGTTCATCGATGTGATCGACCAGAAGTTTCAGGTGCTGGCGCAACAGCCCGGCATCGGCCGACGAAGGGACGAGCTTGCCGATGGTCTGCGCAGCTTTCCGGTGGGCAGTTACGTCATCTTCTATCTCAACGTTCCCGATGGGGTGCAGATCGTGCGGGTTCTGCATGGGGCCCGTGACCTGGAAACCACCTTCTGTGAGACAGCACCGGAATGAATGACGGAGGAACCATTCCTGCAGGGACTTTGAACGGCTCCTGGATCACCAGCCTGGCAGCTCGTGCAGGTCCGCCACTGGTGTGGCCAACCCATCGAGGATCGACTCGCGCATCCCCGGGATCGAAACCAGGTGCAGGGTTTCCTGGATGGCATTCCAGTCGGCCTCCGAGAGCAGCACGGCATTGCCGCGCTTGCCGGTGATCTGCACCGGCTCGTGTGTGTCGCCGACCTCATCGATGAGGGCATACAGCCGCTTGCGGGCTTCTGTCGCGGAAATGCTGGCCACCAGAGCAGAGCGTCAGGCACGTATGTCGAACCGTACCGCTGGCGGACCTGGCAATGGGTTGGACCCGAGACCCCCTTGCCGCCATGGCCACCCCAATGACCCCAGAGCGGTTCCAGGACCGCTGGGAAGCCTTCAAGGATGAGCCCCAGCAGGTGTCCGGGGTCTGGGGCCTCTACGACGCGATCAAGCAAGCCGACACAGGCGGTGTGATTCTCAGTGAGCAAGCCCCCTGGGCGCTCAAGTTCAGCGAGAAGCCACCGGCTCCCCCAACTCCCAGCGGAGGTCTCGATCCCCGTGGTGATGAAGAGGCCGGACTCGCCGGACCCAAGATCGCCGCACCGGTCAAACCAGGCGATTCCTATCTGCTCGTTAACGACCGGGACCAGGACATGGAGGCCTACGACCACTCCGGTGCCTTCCTGTGGAAGGTGCCGTGTCTGGCGCGGGGCCAGGGGGCTGACAACGACTGGAAACACACCAACACCGACACCCCGCCGGGGCTGTATCGGCTCGGCCAGCTCTATCCCGACTACGAGCAAAACCCCAGCCCGGCCTGCAGCGATACCGCCATGTCCTACGGCTGGTACAGCTTCGATCTGATGGAGCTGGAAAACCAGGAGGTCAAGGTCTTCCAGGAGCCCTGAGCCCGTGGAGCAGCGGCCGATCAACCGCGAGCTGTCCGGCGACAATCAGGTTGACGGCGGCTAAGGGGCTCGACGCTAGACAGTCGACACCGGGGACATCCTCTGGGAGGGCTGCCTGTGTCGCTCCGCTGTGCTGCTCCATCCGAGCGTGGAGCTCTGGGACTGGCTGGCGGCCGGACTGCCCTGGCAGGGAGCTGCCGGGGTACCAGCCGCCGATGTGAGTGGCCCCGTGGCCGCTGCTGCTGACGGGGCTTGGGTCGGTGGGGACAGTGGGCGACAATCTCGACCCGTTCGCCATCAAGCCGCTGAATCCATGTTGACAGGTGCTTTGCTCTAAACCAGGACGATTTGGTGCTCCAAACCACTGTTCTTAGCTTCCAACAAGGCCCGCTCTGCGCGATCCAACAACTCCTTGAACTTTCGGTCAGTCGGTGTCAGCTCGGCCAATCCACTGCTGGCTTGGGCGCCCAAATGGCTGACGCTGAAGATCCAGGGCAGGCGAGTGATGGCATACCGAATAATCTCAGACCGCTCTAATGCTTCGTCCTGTTCGCAGTCAACCATCAGGATTGCAAATTCATCAGCATGAATGCGTCCGATCAGATCATTCTGACGCTGGTTTGAGAGGAAAACCTCTGCCACATCACACAACAGCTCGTCTCCAATCTGATGGCCCCAACTGTTGTTTATTCTGGCAAAGTGATCGATATCGATCAATAGCAAGGCCATTGGCTTGCCGCTTTCGAGTGAACGGTTCAACTCTCGCTGCCCCAGCTCCATGAAACTCATCTTGTTGGCGAGTCCCGTGAGCGGGCACAGCATCGCCTGACGACGAAGATCCATTTCGCGAACCACCAAGTCGGCAAGATCTTGCAGGACACTCACCTGGTCTGCGCTGAAGGTGCGCGGCACCCGGTCAATCACGCAAAGTGTGCCGAGGTTGTGCCCATCAGAGGACTCCAAAGGTGCGCCGGCATAAAAGCGAATACCAGGCTCTCCGATCACCAAAGGGTTGTTGCAGAAACGGAGATCGCTTCTCGCATCATTCACCACCAACGGCTCACTACCAACGATGGCATGGGCACAGAAAGCCATCTCACGCGGGGTTTCAGTCGCATCTAGACCATGACGCGCAAGGAACCACTGGCGTTGATGATCGATCAGAGAAATTAGTGCAATGGGCGCATCCAGAACTGTGGAAGCCAGTCGAACCAAGCGGTCAAAGTTCTGGTCGCTCGGCTGATCAAGCACCCCGTAGCGCTCAAGATCACGCTGACGGTATGGCTCGTCTCGAGGCAGCGGATAATCAGGGTACAACTGGTTTCGCCCCAACAATTCTCACCCTAGATCGACCGCACGAGCACTTCGCAGCTGTATCCCCCGTGTCTTGATTCTTAGCAGTGCCAGGCCAACACGTTGCACTGGCTGAACAAGAGGTGCGCACTCCCCCAGAGCTCGAGAGTCAACGCCTACCAAGCGCCCCCAGCCCCATGACTCGCCTTGCACGTATTCGCCCTACACCAAACTGCAGTGAACGACTCCACCTGATGGACCTGAGCCGTTATCGACGTGTGCAGTAAGGGGCCGACGAGGGCCCGCACGGCTTAGCGCCCATGGGATCTGGGGTACCTCGAAGCCCACCCTGATGGACTGGGACTTCAGACGTTGGCACGCGGGATGGGGGCTGCTGATGGCAGCAGGTGAAGCCCAGTGCCATTGCGGTCGAGCGGGAATAGCCATGACTGACCGTTCTTCGATCGACCTTGCGAACCGCTGCCCTGACTTTGATCGCACTCATCTGTGCGACCTCGGTGACGATGCCTGCCTCAGCGAAGGTGCTCGCTGAAGGCGCTTGACAGTGCTGGAGGCTTCTACTGGCAAAAGCTAAAGAAGGCGGATAAGTCGATCCAGTACACCTGCCGCAAAAGGGTGAATCAGCGATCCAGAAGGACGCGAAGTACAACTGTGCCAAGGCCGCCAAACCCTGAGCCGGGGGAACGCCAGCTACCTGCGCTTGTGGTTCCGAGTAACTGTTGTCCTTCAATCCTTGTGCTATTCGATTCTGAACTGGCTGAGATAGGCGTTCCTCCAAACGTTCCAAACTGTTGGTTGCCCGTGACGAAGCGCTCAACCCATGTCTCTGGCAAGGAGCATGCTTCAGTGCGTAGCCCGTCTGAAGACGGCCTCTAACTGGACATCTCCGAACCTTTACCTATCCTTGCCGCAAGTCCAACCTGATCCGTGCCGATGGCACAACGAGCGTCCGGACGTTTGATTCCTCGGCGATACCTGCGTTATCCAGTCCCATCCAGGCTGCACGTGGTCGCTCAATTCAATCTGCTTCCCAATCATGTGCATCTGGGCCGTCTCAGGGACATCAGCGTGATCGGAGCCTGTCTGGCCCTGGCGGGGCGGCAGCGAATCCCCACCCACTCCGAGGGTCTGGTGGTGATCCACAGTCCAGAAGCCGAGGGATAACAACTCAGCATGCTCGCCCAGGTCTGCTGGTCAGCGCCGACCAATGACCTGACCCTTCTCGGTGTGGAGTTCACGGAGGGGCCACTGGCGGCGGGCAGCTTCCTCGATACCTTCATCACCGGTGCCTGGGTGAATGGCCAGCAGGAGAGCCATGAGGAGTCGACTTGAGGATCGACTGCCCCTGGCTGAGTGGTGCCACCAGGTTGTTCATGCCTTCTGCCGGCTGGTTGAGCTGATCGGACATCACCTTTAGCGCTCCTGGATGGGCATGGACCCGCCGCCGTGGTGCCAGGGTGGAGTTTGATGCGAGGCAGTCCCCATGGCCGATGCGCCCTATCTCGTCTGCCTCGCGCTCGTCGAGCAGGAAGGCCGCCGGCTGCTCCCCTTGGCCGGCAAATCCCAGAAGAACGCCACCGCAGCTGGCGACGCCCCTGGCGCCGAAGCCAGAAGCCTTGTCCTGGAACTCCTGATCAGGCTGTGGCAGCGCAGCGATCAAGGGGCGATCGCCCGGGCCTGCGCAGAGGACAGCCTGTTGCTGCTGGAACTTCCCCTGGAGTGGATGAGCAGTGAACTGCCGTCCCTGAAAGCGGCCTGGATCAACGGCGGGTCCACGGAGTCCCTGCTGAACAGCCTTCAGGAACAAATGCTTCAGGGATGGCGCATTTCCATCGCAAAGTATGAGGAACCCCGCTTCAGCGCCTGGCCGCAGAAGATCTAGCCAAGACCGTTGTTGGTGGCCATGTCTGAACATCTGCTCAACACCCCAAGGCCTTGACGACCTCATCGATTGGAGCGCTCAACCAAGCAGCGCAGACTCCGCTGTGGGCTGCGTCAATCGCGCGGACGGACAAGACGCGAGGAATGATCTTCATCCCTGTGCCAGGCGCATCAGCGGAACCTGCCATCGCATGGATCCAGCAATTCCATCCCTGGCAGGTCTGCGCAGAATCACACAACAGCCAGACCGCTCATGATGGTCTGCTGACCTTGCTCAATCTGGCGCACATCCATGGAGGCAAGAGCAGCCCATGGCGCACTGTCAATCTGGGCCTGGGAGAGAATTCGCTCACCCCGTTCCCAGGCGCTTCTGCGTGAGAGAAGTTCCAAGTCGTCAAACCAGGTCGTTTTTGTCATCTGCCCACCATGGAGCCGAATGTGATAAACATGGGCTTCAATCACAATGCCTGGTGCCATGCAGGTCACCGCCATCATCATGCCAATATCTTCACCTTGAGGTAACCCCATCCAACCGCCGGCTCGCTTCAGGAGGTTGGCTTCCACGAGCAAGGTTGTTGGACCCAATGGGATGCTGGCCTTCGGTGTTGGCCAGGCACGCCAGATATCCCCAGGGGAACTGGGGCCTGCGGGGACAATTCTAGGATCTGTCTTGTAATCGTCCGTACAATACCCAGCGGACCAAAGTACCCCATGCCGACCCCGGATCGCATCCAATCGTTGGTCAATCGAGTGTGGATAGAGCCAGTCATCATCATCGGCACTGGTGATCCACTCACCCCGTGCCATGACCAAGCCTAGATTGCGCGCCGCGGCTTGGCCGATTGGACGTTCCGTCGCAACAACCGTGGCGCCCTCGCAAATCCCAGCAGGGAGTTTGTCCCGACTGGCGCCATCAATGACGATGACATGTTCAACCGAGCCATCATTGTTCTTCAGGCTCTGATTCAACTCCACCAACATGCTGAGTCGATCTGGCAGCAGCCTGGTTGGAGTGATCACACTGACAGTCATCCAGTCACCTGAGATGCACTGCTTTGTGTTGAATGCAAATACCGTTTGCCTTGCTTATCTCTGGACTTCACGGTTGACCCTTTCATCTGTTTCAGCAAACGTTCACAGGCGCAAATAGGATGAATGAGCTCGCCTGTATTAAAGAGTGCATAAATAGACTAGCCGTACGCTGGCAGCCACGGGATCTCATCAAGAGATCCCCTCTCTATCTCGAGTTCCATGCTCCCTTGCCTGCTTGATTCGCAGGTATTGCCATAGAATCCCAGCCAGGCAAACGTAGCGTTTCCGTGCCGGTTCACAGGATCAATGGGCAACGCATCGGCACAGATCCGATCGAAGATCTTCCTTGGGGCTCCACGGGAAGTTTCAGCTGTATTCGCCTGGGACATCCTGCTTGATGATCGTCACCCGCCCAATCTTCTGGCCTGAGGCGCGCAGCAGTTCATCGCCGGAGAACTGGTAACCCAAGGGGGCCGCGATCTGAGCCACATCGTCCGCGGTTGAGGCGGCCATCACCTGCT
Above is a genomic segment from Cyanobium sp. ATX 6F1 containing:
- a CDS encoding MbcA/ParS/Xre antitoxin family protein codes for the protein MPLVDRSPPVAASADPLTDAQLLLQAVVRAAEELDLSRFALARVLGRDRSLFGRGKGIDPLSKTGELALLVVRLYRSLAVLVGNDPAQMRHWFHTANRHTGGVPAEQVQRTEALVEIVQYLDAMRARI
- a CDS encoding RES family NAD+ phosphorylase, with product MDLLAIAQAAAVVPLKGTVLRLVQPQGIDTLGPLVDDLEQLARLEALVETSKPPLPSFSQRTPSHPLLTTPFRYPPLPHGSRFGGREHRGMFYGSRSRSGSLVEGAYYALLFWEGQVESPAEPIRRRQALFSVEIDTSRGLQLQKLAVAGAQAALRDPRHYGASQRLGDWMREAAIEAFEYLSARSREPLVQVGVFTPAALGSPPFDQVEITCEICADHASFLSHDDGRIHRYARELFLVDGELPQAAN
- the vapB gene encoding type II toxin-antitoxin system VapB family antitoxin, with amino-acid sequence MRSVTKLFMSHRSQAVRLPAHLRFPDSVQEVEVRACGQERIIAPLGRSWDSFFLGGPTVTGDFLAERAAQHQGERELF
- a CDS encoding type II toxin-antitoxin system PemK/MazF family toxin — translated: MSLPELRRGTVVTVASPGVYSGEPRPAVVVQADRWLQAHPSVTLCPLTSTLVEAPLVRLPVQPTARNGLQKPSQLMVDKLFSVPISSLGKVVGQLEPQLLIDLDLALRGWLELP
- a CDS encoding ribbon-helix-helix domain-containing protein yields the protein MAIGVRVEPELERQLDQLARQLGKSRSACVRDAIAQYLMRHGDGEEARRQSERLAEREPQQHWSEQMPDWSDWTA
- a CDS encoding type II toxin-antitoxin system ParD family antitoxin codes for the protein MNVSLSPQLEAMVKSKVASGLYTSASEVVREALRLMEQQDQLHSLKLQQLRHDIQEGFSSGKPTSWNAEEIKQDGRRRKASRSTVAQGA
- a CDS encoding type II toxin-antitoxin system RelE/ParE family toxin — encoded protein: MIVLQPRARADLAEIWEFIAEDSDAHADAFIDVIDQKFQVLAQQPGIGRRRDELADGLRSFPVGSYVIFYLNVPDGVQIVRVLHGARDLETTFCETAPE
- a CDS encoding type II toxin-antitoxin system Phd/YefM family antitoxin, with the protein product MASISATEARKRLYALIDEVGDTHEPVQITGKRGNAVLLSEADWNAIQETLHLVSIPGMRESILDGLATPVADLHELPGW
- a CDS encoding L,D-transpeptidase, which produces MATPMTPERFQDRWEAFKDEPQQVSGVWGLYDAIKQADTGGVILSEQAPWALKFSEKPPAPPTPSGGLDPRGDEEAGLAGPKIAAPVKPGDSYLLVNDRDQDMEAYDHSGAFLWKVPCLARGQGADNDWKHTNTDTPPGLYRLGQLYPDYEQNPSPACSDTAMSYGWYSFDLMELENQEVKVFQEP
- a CDS encoding GGDEF domain-containing protein — encoded protein: MYPDYPLPRDEPYRQRDLERYGVLDQPSDQNFDRLVRLASTVLDAPIALISLIDHQRQWFLARHGLDATETPREMAFCAHAIVGSEPLVVNDARSDLRFCNNPLVIGEPGIRFYAGAPLESSDGHNLGTLCVIDRVPRTFSADQVSVLQDLADLVVREMDLRRQAMLCPLTGLANKMSFMELGQRELNRSLESGKPMALLLIDIDHFARINNSWGHQIGDELLCDVAEVFLSNQRQNDLIGRIHADEFAILMVDCEQDEALERSEIIRYAITRLPWIFSVSHLGAQASSGLAELTPTDRKFKELLDRAERALLEAKNSGLEHQIVLV
- a CDS encoding glycosyltransferase family 2 protein — translated: MTVSVITPTRLLPDRLSMLVELNQSLKNNDGSVEHVIVIDGASRDKLPAGICEGATVVATERPIGQAAARNLGLVMARGEWITSADDDDWLYPHSIDQRLDAIRGRHGVLWSAGYCTDDYKTDPRIVPAGPSSPGDIWRAWPTPKASIPLGPTTLLVEANLLKRAGGWMGLPQGEDIGMMMAVTCMAPGIVIEAHVYHIRLHGGQMTKTTWFDDLELLSRRSAWERGERILSQAQIDSAPWAALASMDVRQIEQGQQTIMSGLAVV
- a CDS encoding Nif11-like leader peptide family natural product precursor; the encoded protein is MAHQQLKDFLALVQDDPALRQQVMAASTADDVAQIAAPLGYQFSGDELLRASGQKIGRVTIIKQDVPGEYS